The nucleotide sequence AGATTTTGACAAAGGGATTACAGCAGTCGTGGGACCAAACGGAAGCGGCAAAAGCAATATTTCGGACGCCATAAAGTGGGTCCTCGGAGAGCAGAAAGTCAAGTCTTTGAGAGGAACAAAAATGGAAGATGTGATCTTCGCAGGGACTGTATCCCGAAAGCCTTTGGGTTATGCGGAGGTTACCCTGGTTTTGGACAACTCTCAAGGATCACTGGAACTGGATTATAGCGAAATATCGGTGACAAGAAGGCTTTATAGGTCCGGGGAAAGCGAATATCTTATAAATAAAAGTCATTGCAGGCTTAAGGACGTTCAGGATCTCTTTGCAGATACTGGCCTTGGCAAAGAAGGTTACTCAATCATAGGCCAAGGCAAGATAGATTCTATCGTCAGCAGCAATCCCCAGGATATAAGGCATCTTTTTGATGAAGCTGCAGGCATTGTCAAATTCAAAAACAGAAAAGCTGAATCTGAAAGAAAGCTGGAAAGAACTGTCGACAACCTACACAGAGTTGCAGATATTATATCTGAGCTTGAAAAACAGCTTGGACCTCTAAAAAGACAAAAGGTAAAAGCTCAAAAATATCTGGAGCTTGCGGAGTCATTGAAAACGATCGATTTAAATGTATTTGTCTATAAAATTGAAAAGATTGAAAGAGAACTGACAGATCTTGAAAAGGACAAAGATGATGCATTATACAATCAAAGACAAAAAAATATGGAGATGGAAGAGTCCGATAAGTCATACCAGCAGATAAGAAGCAGGATAACAGAGCTTGACGAAGAAATAGATGATTACAACAAAAAAATTATCGAGTTAAGTGAAGACACGGAAAAATTCAATACGGAAATCCAAGTCGCCATAGCCAATATCAGAAATAGCGAAAATCAGATAACCCAGTGGGAGGATGAACTCTCTGAGTTGGATAAAAGTTTGGAAAAATCTGAGGAATCATTTGAAGCGTTTGCGGAAGAATATGAGAAATTCAAGACAGAGCTAAAAAGCGTAAATGACAGCATTGCCGAGAAGGAAAATGAAAAAGCTACTGTCCAAAGGGAGCTTGATCTCCTCATAAATGAGAATGCAGACTCAGAAAACAACTACAAAAATATTGAACAGCAGCTTGTATCAAAAGAGAATGAAGCAAACCTCTCAAAAGGGAGCATCGTATTTGAAAATGAGAGGATCGAGGATTTCAGAAAAACACTTCAGGCATTTAAGTCAGAAAGCATAAAGCTCGGTGATGAGCTGATTAGTATAAGAAGGGAATCTGAATCCAACAATACAAGGATTGAAAAAATCGGCGAAAAAAAGCGTTTTAAAGAGTCTAATGTCGAAAAGCTGAGAATAAAGCGTCGAGATTTGATTGCTCAAAAGAATCTTCTCTTGAATAATATAGCTTCCGGAAGGTCGAAGGTGCAATTTTTGCAGGAAGACCAAGATCAAAAGGGCTATTATAAAAGCGTTAAAAATCTATTGAAGCTTAAGGAAAAAGATGATTTTTTAAGGCATAACCTTCATAATATTGTGGGTAATATCATTAAAGTTGAAGATGAATACTCCGTAGCAATAGAAACAGCCATAGGAGGCAGCATGCAAAATCTAGTGGTTGAAAATGAAGCCTCTGCTAAACGCTGCATACAAATACTTAATGAGAATAAATGGGGCAGAGCCACTTTTTTACCGCTGAACAATGTTAAGGGAAACAGGGAACAAAGGGTTGATGAATTTAGAAAGTTTGACGGTTTCATAGATATTGCTGTAAATCTCGTAGACTATGATTCTGTGTACGAGGGGATTCTTGGGAACATATTGGGAAGGGTTCTGATCGTAGAGGATATGGACGCCGCAATGACCATAAACAAGAAGCTGTCTAAAAAATATAAGCTGGTAACTCTGAAAGGGGAGATTTTTTATCCCGGAGGCGCTATTGTTGGAGGGAATTTTAACAAAAGCAACCTGCTTTTGCAACGCAGCAACCACATTCTTTCCTTGAAAGAAGAAATAAAAGACAATATTGGCAAAGCCAAGGATTTGGAAAAAGACATTCAACGGACCGAAGATGAATTAAATCAATTAAAAGATTTGATCCAGAAAGTAACTGAAGATTTAAATGAGGAAATGACTCATAAAAGGCTTTTGGAACAAAATATGTTGAATCTTGAAAAATCACTCAGTGAAACAGGGGAGAAAGTAAAAGGAGTTGAAAGCTCCATCCTGATTAGTCTTAAAAAAATCCAAGACACAGAAGAAAATATCGAAAAAATAGAACTTGAAATCGAAGGACTGAAAGAAAGAAAATCAAAAATCGAATTTGGAGCAAAAGATTTTGAAATAGAGAAGTTAAAGGATTCACTTAGCGGATTTATGCGACAAATCAACGAGCTTATGATAGAAAAGGCGAGACTGGATACTAAGATTTTATCTCAAATGGAAAAAAGAGAGGGACAGAAAAACTTCATAAATGATTTGAAAAACAGGTACGCTAGTAAGAAAAATCAGATAGTTAATTCAAAGGAGCTTGTTTTGGAACTCCAAAAGGGTGTGGAAGAAAAGTCGAAATTCATGAACAGCTCTGGTGAAGAAAAAAAGGGCCTTCAGAGCAAACTAGACAAGCTTCATGAAGAAAGGAAAAACCAAAACAAGTCTTTCGATATAGTGGATCGAAATTTAAAGGGAATCAACCACGAGAGCATGCTTATAAGCGAGTCTTTGAACAAGTTGGAAATGAAGATAAATGCTCATTGCATCGAAAAGAACCACCTTTCTGAAAACATGTTTGAAAACTACCAGATGAATTATATGATGGCTAAGGAGCTAAGCTATCCTGTTGAAAACATGCAGTTGGAGATACAAAAGGCCAAAGAGTTAAAGGATAAAATAAAAGCTCTTGGAAACATAAACGTATCATCCATAGATCAGTACAAGGAAGTCAAGGAAAGGTACGAATTTTTGACACTCCAAAAGGATGACCTCTTAAACGCAAGGGAAGAACTGAAGTCCATGATAAAAAGCATCAGCAAGGACATAGAAGTGCAATTCGTGGAGCAATTCTCCTTGATACAGGCACAATTTGACGTGACATTCAAAAAGCTTTTCAATGGAGGCACTGCCGGCCTTTCCATACTGGATGACGGGGATATTATGGAAACGGGAATTGAAATAGCAGCTCAACCTCCGGGCAAGAAGCTGAAGAATATAACGCTTTTATCCGGTGGGGAAAAGGCTCTTACCGCAATAGCCCTTTTGTTTGCCATAATAAGCATAAAGCCGGCACCCTTTTGCGTTTTGGACGAGATCGATGCTGCGTTGGATGACAGCAATGTGGACAGGTTCGCAGAGTTCTTGTCTCTGATAACAAAACAAAATCAGTTTATAACCATTACACATAGAAAAGGAACAATGGAAATTGCGGACAGGCTCTATGGAGTGACCATGGGACGAGACGGGGTATCTAAGATGCTTTCTGTTCACATTTCTGAATTACTTAAGGAGGAGGCTTGAAATGGCTGAAAATTTATTTGAAAAATTAAAAAACAGCCTGGTGAAGACTAAGAAGAGCTTCACAGGGAAAATCGACCAGCTAATAAATTATTCCGGTGTCTATGATGAAGAATTTTTTGAGGAATTGGAAGAGATACTGATATTGTCGGATATCGGATATGAAAGCACCAACGAAATAATAGAAAAGACCAGAGAGATAATAACCCGAGAAAACATAACCGATAAAATCCAAGTAAAAAACGCCATTAAACTGGTAGTGAAGGAAATACTCAAAAAAGAGGATGATAAGCACAGGGACATTGCAACTCCGGCTGTCATTTTAATAGTAGGAGTAAATGGGGTTGGCAAGACTACAACTATTGCAAAGCTTGCAAACTTGTATAAGGGCATGGGTTTGAATGTGATGCTTGCAGCTGGAGACACATTTAGAGCTGCAGCGGTGGAGCAGCTGGAAATCTGGGCTGAAAGGGTGGGAGTTCCCATCGTTAAAAACGCACAAGGGGCGGATCCTTCCTCGGTGATTTTTGACGCTCTTCAGGCAGCTAAATCCAGAAAGACCGACATACTGATATGCGACACTGCGGGAAGGCTTCACAACAAGGACAATTTGATGAAAGAGCTTTCGAAAATGAACAAGATAATCAACAATTCTTCGGATCATTTCAATGTTTACAGATACCTTGTCCTTGATGCGACCAGCGGTACGAATGCTTTAAATCAAACCGCCACTTTCAATGAAGTTACCCAGCTCGACGGGATAATACTCACAAAGCTGGACGGTTCGGCAAAGGGCGGGATAATAATTCCTATAAAGAACCAGTACCATATTCCGGTTGAATACGTAGGCGTAGGAGAAGGGGTGGAAGATTTACAAGAATTCATTCCTGAAGATTTTGCCGAAATTTTATTTGAATAATCCTTGACAGGAGCACGGGTTTAGTTTAGAATTCTACTGTAAAGCAAAAACACTTTACAGCAAGGAAGTAAAAATTATGGATAAATTCTTTGAGATACCGATTCTATACGATTACTACGGGGATTTCTTGACGGACAAGCAAAAACAGGCTATATACTTTTACTATAATCTGAATTATTCTTTAGCTGAAATTGGCGAAAAGATGGGCATTACCAGACAAGGAGTCAGAGATACATTAGTCAGGTCGGAAGAGGCCTTGTATAATTTTGAAGAAAAATTAAAGCTTGTAGAAAAGTTTAATAGAATCAACAAAGTAATAAGCGACTCCATCACCGGTTTGAAAAAAGCACAGGACCATATTTCAGATAGAATCGCCGTTGATGAAATTAAAAAAGTTCAAGCCGAGCTGGAAGGACTTTTAGAGGAAAACTGAGGGAGGTAAACATGGTATTTGAAGGACTCAGTTCAAAACTGCAAGATACATTCAAAAAGCTTAAGGGAAAAGGCAAGCTTACTGAAAAAGATATAAAAGAAGCTACTAGGGAAATCAAACTGGCTCTACTTGAGGCGGATGTCAACTTTAAGGTGGTCAAGAGCTTCGTGAAAAACATAAACGAAAGAGCTCTGGGAGCAGATGTTTTAAAAAGCCTTACGCCAGGACAGCAGGTAATAAAGATAGTCAACGACGAATTGACTTCACTTATGGGGGGGCAGCCTGTAAAGCTAACCTATTCTCCAAAGGGAATGACGGTTTTAATGCTCGTTGGTCTTCAAGGTGCGGGCAAGACAACCACTGCGGGGAAACTAGCTGCATATATTAAAAAAGAGTCAAAAAAAGTATTGCTGGCAGCTTGTGACGTATATAGACCGGCAGCTATCAAACAGCTACAGGTCATCGGCAAGCAGGTTGATGCCGAGGTTTTTGCGGATACTGAAGAAAAGAATCCCGTGGTGATTGCCGAGAAAGCTCTCAAATACGCCAAGGAACATTTTTATGACGTGGTTATATTTGATACTGCGGGACGGCTTCATATAGATGAAGCTTTAATGGACGAGCTTGTCCAGATAAAAAAATCAGTAACTCCGGATCACATCATACTTAACATAGACTCTATGACAGGACAGGAAGCAGTAAACGTAGCCGAGACTTTTAATGAAAAGATAAGTCTCTCCGGTGTGATACTTACCAAGCTGGACGGAGATACAAGAGGCGGTGCGGCATTGTCGGTGGCATCAGTTACCGGAAAGCCCATTTTATTTGCCGGTATGGGAGAAAAGCTTACTGATCTTGAAATTTTTTATCCTGACAGAATGGCTTCAAGAATCCTAGGAATGGGTGATGTGCTGACTTTCATAGAAAAGGCGCAAGCCGATTTCGATGAAGAAAAAGCCTTGGAGCTACAAGAAAAAATCAGGAAACAGACATTCACTCTCGAAGATTTCAAGCAGCAGCTCTCACAAATGAAAGATATGGGATCCTTTAAAGATATTTTGGAAATGATGCCAGGAGCGGGTAAAAAAGCTCTTAAGGGAATAGATCTGGATGAAAAGGAATTTACACGTTCCGAAGCCATAATCAATTCCATGACTCCGGAAGAAAGAAATAATCCGGGAATCATAAATGCAAATAGAAGAAAAAGAATAGCCGCAGGATCAGGTACGCGGGTTCAGGATGTCAATAAACTACTGAAGGGCTTCGAACAATCTAAAAAGATGATGAAACAATTCAGCGGTTTGAATAATAAAAAACATGGGAAATTTAAATTTCCATTCA is from Alkalibacter saccharofermentans DSM 14828 and encodes:
- the smc gene encoding chromosome segregation protein SMC encodes the protein MFLKRIEIYGFKSFADRIELDFDKGITAVVGPNGSGKSNISDAIKWVLGEQKVKSLRGTKMEDVIFAGTVSRKPLGYAEVTLVLDNSQGSLELDYSEISVTRRLYRSGESEYLINKSHCRLKDVQDLFADTGLGKEGYSIIGQGKIDSIVSSNPQDIRHLFDEAAGIVKFKNRKAESERKLERTVDNLHRVADIISELEKQLGPLKRQKVKAQKYLELAESLKTIDLNVFVYKIEKIERELTDLEKDKDDALYNQRQKNMEMEESDKSYQQIRSRITELDEEIDDYNKKIIELSEDTEKFNTEIQVAIANIRNSENQITQWEDELSELDKSLEKSEESFEAFAEEYEKFKTELKSVNDSIAEKENEKATVQRELDLLINENADSENNYKNIEQQLVSKENEANLSKGSIVFENERIEDFRKTLQAFKSESIKLGDELISIRRESESNNTRIEKIGEKKRFKESNVEKLRIKRRDLIAQKNLLLNNIASGRSKVQFLQEDQDQKGYYKSVKNLLKLKEKDDFLRHNLHNIVGNIIKVEDEYSVAIETAIGGSMQNLVVENEASAKRCIQILNENKWGRATFLPLNNVKGNREQRVDEFRKFDGFIDIAVNLVDYDSVYEGILGNILGRVLIVEDMDAAMTINKKLSKKYKLVTLKGEIFYPGGAIVGGNFNKSNLLLQRSNHILSLKEEIKDNIGKAKDLEKDIQRTEDELNQLKDLIQKVTEDLNEEMTHKRLLEQNMLNLEKSLSETGEKVKGVESSILISLKKIQDTEENIEKIELEIEGLKERKSKIEFGAKDFEIEKLKDSLSGFMRQINELMIEKARLDTKILSQMEKREGQKNFINDLKNRYASKKNQIVNSKELVLELQKGVEEKSKFMNSSGEEKKGLQSKLDKLHEERKNQNKSFDIVDRNLKGINHESMLISESLNKLEMKINAHCIEKNHLSENMFENYQMNYMMAKELSYPVENMQLEIQKAKELKDKIKALGNINVSSIDQYKEVKERYEFLTLQKDDLLNAREELKSMIKSISKDIEVQFVEQFSLIQAQFDVTFKKLFNGGTAGLSILDDGDIMETGIEIAAQPPGKKLKNITLLSGGEKALTAIALLFAIISIKPAPFCVLDEIDAALDDSNVDRFAEFLSLITKQNQFITITHRKGTMEIADRLYGVTMGRDGVSKMLSVHISELLKEEA
- the ffh gene encoding signal recognition particle protein codes for the protein MVFEGLSSKLQDTFKKLKGKGKLTEKDIKEATREIKLALLEADVNFKVVKSFVKNINERALGADVLKSLTPGQQVIKIVNDELTSLMGGQPVKLTYSPKGMTVLMLVGLQGAGKTTTAGKLAAYIKKESKKVLLAACDVYRPAAIKQLQVIGKQVDAEVFADTEEKNPVVIAEKALKYAKEHFYDVVIFDTAGRLHIDEALMDELVQIKKSVTPDHIILNIDSMTGQEAVNVAETFNEKISLSGVILTKLDGDTRGGAALSVASVTGKPILFAGMGEKLTDLEIFYPDRMASRILGMGDVLTFIEKAQADFDEEKALELQEKIRKQTFTLEDFKQQLSQMKDMGSFKDILEMMPGAGKKALKGIDLDEKEFTRSEAIINSMTPEERNNPGIINANRRKRIAAGSGTRVQDVNKLLKGFEQSKKMMKQFSGLNNKKHGKFKFPFM
- the ftsY gene encoding signal recognition particle-docking protein FtsY is translated as MAENLFEKLKNSLVKTKKSFTGKIDQLINYSGVYDEEFFEELEEILILSDIGYESTNEIIEKTREIITRENITDKIQVKNAIKLVVKEILKKEDDKHRDIATPAVILIVGVNGVGKTTTIAKLANLYKGMGLNVMLAAGDTFRAAAVEQLEIWAERVGVPIVKNAQGADPSSVIFDALQAAKSRKTDILICDTAGRLHNKDNLMKELSKMNKIINNSSDHFNVYRYLVLDATSGTNALNQTATFNEVTQLDGIILTKLDGSAKGGIIIPIKNQYHIPVEYVGVGEGVEDLQEFIPEDFAEILFE
- a CDS encoding sigma factor-like helix-turn-helix DNA-binding protein, which encodes MDKFFEIPILYDYYGDFLTDKQKQAIYFYYNLNYSLAEIGEKMGITRQGVRDTLVRSEEALYNFEEKLKLVEKFNRINKVISDSITGLKKAQDHISDRIAVDEIKKVQAELEGLLEEN